DNA sequence from the Bufo bufo chromosome 3, aBufBuf1.1, whole genome shotgun sequence genome:
TAATAGCTGTCCCAcaactgaatggaaaaggatcctctGAAATCATCTTACAGCCAAACACTGGTGTACAACCAACTCTTGGAGGGAGTTTAAACATTTCAGGGCATCTCCGACAAAATGTAGACCATGCAGAGGGTCATACCGTGGAAAGCACAATTTCAAGGAAATCCGAATCAAATAATGAAGGACATTATACAGATGATGAACCAAAGACAGTAGACATTTCAGGTATTGTTGGACATAAAAAACCAAACACCGATGATGTCTCAAAACAGCAGGAAGATCATCAACCAGATAAAGAAAGTGTACATTTTCCAgaaattctgcaaaaaagtatTGATGATGATTCAAAGACTGAAACAGGATCATCTCCAAAAGTAGCAGAGAACTTATTACCTCATTCAAAAGAAATTATAAATAATTGCTTAATAGGTGATATACAAGCAAATACTAACAGTTCCCAAAAATTTGAGACATTTTCAGTAATGGATAATTTATGTTCGTCAAAATTTTCAACAGAAGGCGAAGATACATTCGTGAGAACAGAAGAATTAGAAGACACAAAGGTTCTAGTTGGTTTGGAAAACTGTGCAGCAGACAAAATGCAAAGTGCCTTACAACAATCCCATCTAGAGATTGGAGATTCAGGGGAATGGCCAAATAGTCAGCAAGTGGTTGAAGAGAACTTGCATGTTAAAGAAAAAACACATGAGGATCTCTCTGATAATTTGCACCTAACTACACACAGTGTATCAGGCCTGTCAAGTGACAAAAATTATGAAGACTTCAACTCACCAGTTTCTTATTTGAAACCAGAAATAGAGAGGCCAGACATAATAGATCTCCATCCAAACGCACAGTTAATCTCCAGCAGTACAATAGATGTGGAACCAAGTACCATGGGCAATTCAGTAATAAAAGAACAAATGCAATTACATGAAGATGAATACCTTAACCAACCAAATCCAGACTTGAACattacatttttaaataaaagtGTATCAGAGTCAGAACCCATGCCAAATTCACATCTACAACTGAATTGCATGTCTGTAACTTCCGAAGATCTGCAACAAATTGAAAGTGTAGGAGATCTACCAGCAAATGCTGACATTATTCCAGAAAATGATCTACAAAATGATGAAGAATTGCTAAAGACTGAGCAGCAGCCAAATACCAACATATTCTTCCAGTTGAAAGAGTTAAACGATACAATTTTAGAAAAAACCCTGTCAGGGTCAGAAGACATCTCAAATTTAGATCTACAACTTAATAAGACCAGAAGTTCCAAACCTCTGGATCAAACTGTAAATACGGAAAATTTACAGACAAATGCTAATATTATGCCAGAAAATGGTCCACAAAAAGATGGAGAATTGTTGCAGTCAAATACCAAAGTAAACTCTCAGTTGAAGGAAGGTTCAGATGAATCTCTTTTAAAGTCCAGAATAATTTCAAAGATGATAGAAAACCAGAAACCAAATATACACATTGAGTCAAATGTATCAGATAGTACACAAGCAGAAGTAGACGAACCATTAAAGGTCAATTTGTGTCAAGAGACAAATTCCAAAATTCATGTTCCTGAAGTTAACAATGACTATTTAATTGACAGATTATCACAAAAGCATGAATTTGTGAGTGAGGAGGGGCTAGCAGAGACCAAAGATAATAATAGATTGGTCGATGAGGACAATATTCATGTTGACAAACCTGATGGAACAGTAGAGGAGCCAGACATAGAAAATGCTATTTTTGATGATAATCACGAAAGCGTAACTGTACCAGAAagctgtgtggattatatttcatcACTTAATACGGACCAGGAATCCATAACTTGCAGGAATATTTCATTTGATAATGGCATTGAGTGTCGTTCCCCTTCTCCCATCACAATATCTGACTCTTCATCATATGCCGATTGCAACGATGTTCAATTTGACAGTCCAAATGATTCAGGCATTGTGTCATCACAAGCTTATACACCAGATGAACACATCCTGGTTACGACCTTTCCCTCTGAAATATTCATTAAAACTGTTACTGAACCATTTGCAGTTGACCATAAGAGTGAAGAGTTTTCTGGGCCAAAACATGACAGTATTGTCAATGTACAAACTGTCCCAAAGATGCAAACTAAGGAACCAGTGATAGACATAAATAAATCATTTGAAGACGAGCATGCATCTCATGGAAATGGAAGTACATCTAACTCAGCTAGTGATATTTCCTTTAAAATTTCAACCCCAGATAAAGTGGTCAAATTGAATTCTGATATTTATATTGCTAAGGTGTCCATGAAAACTGTGAACATTGAAGAAGTCAAAATATCACCCCATGGTTTGTATTCAGACATTATATCTGTAGCTAAGGTAGAAAGCCCAACCTTCGCAAAAGAAGTAATTTGTCTACCACAGTCTTCGCCTCCACCGACAGAAAATACATTCCAGGTTTTTCCTGGTGTTGAAGAGCATAAAGACTTTGTTACACACAAGAAGTTACTCAACCATAGTGGAGAGTATCTTAGTGTGAATAATTGTGATAAACATCCGAAAAACAAACTGGACACTGATGAAATGCTGCTATATAAGGACAGTGATGTGACTGTGAATCTCATTAGTGATTTGCCTAATAATGAAAGTGACAGTATTCCACAATATAACTGTATTGAAGAATCGCCAAAAATCACAGATAAATCATCAAGCATGCTAATAGAAAATCTAAGGAATAACAATGTAAATGTATGCACTAGTGACATCATAAATGCTCCCTTCCAGGCACATATATCTGATAgggaaatgataaatgagaccttGATGTCCAGTGATTCATTGAAGGATCTAAAACTTGGTGAATCACTTTCAGAATTAAATCCAGATTCAACAATGAATCATAGAGAAAAGTTGAGTGATTTACTGTTACATTCAGCATTACTCCAAAATGCTGCTGACACAAACGGAATCACTTCTTTACCTTCTGCAAATGCAAAAAATATCCTTCTAGGCAAAGACTTTTCTGAGCCATCTAATGAATTGTTTGAGCAAAAAGCTAATGAGATTATTTTCAGTGTCTTGCATTCTGCCATTGATGAACTTCAAAATATACACCAACGGCGTATAAATATAATGCCTGGTAATAATCACACCCTGACAGATATAAAACATGTGAAAGAGAATGTAAGTGAGAAACTAAAGGACCATCCTGATGAAGTACTTGTCAAGTGTCCCGGAAAACCTTCTGACCATATACTCACTGAAGACACAGATCTGATTATGTCCATGGCAGTAGGAATAGTAAATGATGTTATATCTTCTTCGAAACAGCTTGTGGTTTCCAATATCTACCCAGATGTGCTAAGTAAAGACTTTACCACCGATAAATGCACTCAACAAAAACGACCAAGCGTGTTTAATGGCTTATCCATGGACAATCAGCATGACCTAGTTGAGGACACAACAAATTCAAACCATGTCATTTCTTCATTTGACTATGATAATGAAGCCCATCCTCCTTCTTGTGAAGTCAATTCTAATGATCTTGAAGTGACAACAGAAGTGTCTCCGAAAGTTGAGTCTAGACAGGCCACAAAACCCAGATCTGATGATTTGGGGTCAAAAGTCACAGAAGACATGAATGAAAAAAATGCGGATAAGACCATAGAAACCAATATTTTAACAAAAACAGAAGTTGAAGAACATCTTACCTTTTCTAAAAGCTCACCCAAAGCAGATACATACAGCTTAATTAATGAACCTTATATCAATGGAGATCTTATGCTGGATGACATTCATTGTGACAGACAAATGGGATCTTTATCTCTTGGGACTGAAGGATCAATGGAAGACTTCAATTATATTAATATATGTGAAGAAAGCAGCAACAGATCAGACTTCTCTGACTTCTTACAGTTTTCTGTACATAATAGTAAATATGTTGAAATAAGTGGAAGTGATGATGAGTCAACAGATGAGGAAAAAGATTGTGGCAGTGAACAGGCCTCTGGCAATGATTCTTATGTCCCTGTGCAATCAAGACGTGTCAGGATTTATCCTTTAGCTCTGTCACCGATATATGAAGATGATAGTGCTTGTGAGGACAGCTTGTCCAACAACAGTTCACCAAAATATAATGAGGGTGCAAGTAATAGTAGTCGTGACCACACATCAATCTTATCTCTTTTGCAATCTGTGTCAGATCGCCTCAAAGAGGCTGACTTGGAAGAGACGTCTGATGAAGAAAGATTTTTAGCACTCAGTAATGAAGTATCTTTTGTCAATGACAGGTGTAATGAGGAAGAACCAGGGGAACTAGAGGACATCAGCTCGATATCTAAGACTATCTCCAATGTACCAACCCTTGAAGATAAAAAAACATCTTTAGGTACAAGGTCTGGTTTGTTCATAACAAGGTCCTTTGCAGAAAACAAACCTAATCTAGTTTCAGGCCGTCAATCTCTTCTTCTTAATTTGACATCAAACTCTAACATCTACGGGTCAAAATCCAGCCTTGAAAGCAGCTCTGTTCCATCTTTGAGGAGTGAAACATCTGTGTCACCAACAGTTGAAAGTACGGATCTTTCCCCAAGTACAGCTGTTGTGAATTCACTTTCTTCAGAACCTGTACTACCCATTCAAAGCTCACCTGTAGATCAGAAGCCACATATGTCTCCTAAAAGTGTTTATTATCAGTATTTCCATGCTGCCCAAAACTACTTATCCAATATTGATGATAATGGAAGTCCTGCTCAGGAAAAACTGGAAGAACCAAAGAAAACAGCTGAACCTTATATGGTAAGAAATGTTGTTTCTTATGTATGTGGATGTGTCCAAACcactctatatatatatgagcagtaCATGTATTAAGTTATTTTATTGTATCAATATATATAAGATTATTCACTTTCTATACTATGTGTTAATGCTTGTTCAATAGATTGTCCATAAAGGTAAAGAAATAGAAGCTTGCTGTTGAGTGCCTTTTCTTTTTAGTTATACCAAATAACAGATACcatactgggggagatttatctaactggtgtaaagtagaaatggcttagtttcccatagcaaccaatcaaattccagatttcattttccaaaggagctctaaaaaatgtaaggtggaatctgattggttgctatggccagttctactttacaccagttttgataaatctcccacaatGTTCTTATGCACAAAATATTGGCTGCTGAAGTAAAGAACTGTTGGCCcaaggggttttatattgatgacctatcatcaggctaggtcatcaatatctaatcggcggcggtctgacacctggcacacatgccgatcagctgtttgaggaggtggCGGCGATCCATCCAAGCacagcttcctcttcattacgcaATCGTCTTCTCCTGTGGAGCGGTGGTGTAGTGTAAATAAGTGAATGGAAAAAGTACTTGTCATTGCACTGCACCGCCGTAGCTTCCGAGACAACGGgcggtgtaatgaagaggaagtggcactcgcatggagcactgcctcctcttcaatgagctgattggcagggctgccgtgtgtcggacccccactgatcagatattgatgaccatcctgaggataggtcatcaataaataaaaactgcatcATACACATAAGATAAGTATCATCTGAAATGCAGATGATCAGTCATCCATGGGATTGTGCATATGAATTATTCCACCAACAACATGGCAGACTGAACTTTTTCAGCAGATGTGGTCTGCCGTTCTGACCATCTCATCAAACCATAAGATGTCATCAGATTTCTGGCCATCTGTGGCTAGCTTAGCAAAATGTTAAGCTAAACCTTGCAAAATCTTCCTCCCTTAAACTGCCCATACATATGATATCCAGCATAGCCCAAAAATCTGATGTGAATGGAGGCAGCCCGATAGTCCCTCAGCAACTGTTGCCATAGGAAAACTTTGAGCATATCTGAACTTTATTCCACTTGGTGGTAAACCATGGCCAAAAGGGACTGGAAGTGCTTTCTTCCCCTTTCAACCAAGTGTTCatgtttatggggaggttggataGATGTAATGTGTATATCTACACTTTTAATCTCTCTTCTGACATCATACAGCGAATAAATTTGAATGCGATACCTACCACAAAGAATTATGGTTTGGAAAACAAGAAAAATGGGAGAATTTACAATAGTGTAGGATCAAAAGTGATAATTTTTACTAAAAAGCCCATAATCCTatatttatacagggagtgcagaattattaggcaagttgtatttttgaggattcattttattattgaacaacaaccatgttctcaatgaacccaaaaaactcattaatatcaaagctgaatatttttggaagtagtttttagtttgtttttagttttagctattttagggggatatctgtgtgtgcaggtgactattactgtgcataattattaggcaaattaacaaaaaacaaatatatacccatttcaattatttatttttaccagtgaaaccaatataacatctcaacattcacaaatatacatttctgacattcaaaaacaaaacaaaaacaaatcagtgaccaatatagccacctttctttgcaaggacactcaaaagcctgccatccatggattctgtcagtgttttgatctgttcaccatcaacattgcgtgcagcagcaaccacagcctcccagacactgttcagagaggtgtactgttttccctccttgtaaatctcacatttgatgatggaccacaggttctcaatggggttcagatcaggtgaacaaggaggccatgtcattagattttcttcttttataccctttcttgccagccacgctgtggagtacttggacgcgtgtgatggagcattgtcctgcatgaaaatcatgtttttcttgaaggatgcagacttcttcctgtaccactgcttgaagaaggtgtcttccagaaactggcagtaggact
Encoded proteins:
- the CRYBG3 gene encoding very large A-kinase anchor protein, with product MSTRRRSGTWQDEVARSFSRLFSRSSSQEKEEESGKDPAEEQDRGGRSLPRLFFRSPSQEKKDGSDRTEHGEEQERPHSPSRLFFRKISLESKGGNDNASPAKGNKEEQDRSKVFSRLFTRTSSQDKEEENDTSTVAREDQSRLEDNHSNLIIDKHEDLPSTELEPVTRAQSSSPPLHNISEPEEENDGEFPHNFKVLDSEKQSRENFFHFIGNLFHFSPKSSLGNPKQGAGVQEPCKEHVDAQDKNNLDKGDLNQERTLDDRGGTEEASQQNTARHEQENPEVSGDKDSNDVLERCEDATTDTPKLNGHTQDAPLITYGTYRGSRRIRKLLKRRADVNSPISEKEETPETSSVGDANTENCLMLHDRIKMEPVEDLNGEGEMPPSKIHIKKQSTLEPLHQNAKLHNDDNIIRNAKNLKLTNDLETKDTSICTNSGEVANSSEIVEGQQPNIEEFLIAVPQLNGKGSSEIILQPNTGVQPTLGGSLNISGHLRQNVDHAEGHTVESTISRKSESNNEGHYTDDEPKTVDISGIVGHKKPNTDDVSKQQEDHQPDKESVHFPEILQKSIDDDSKTETGSSPKVAENLLPHSKEIINNCLIGDIQANTNSSQKFETFSVMDNLCSSKFSTEGEDTFVRTEELEDTKVLVGLENCAADKMQSALQQSHLEIGDSGEWPNSQQVVEENLHVKEKTHEDLSDNLHLTTHSVSGLSSDKNYEDFNSPVSYLKPEIERPDIIDLHPNAQLISSSTIDVEPSTMGNSVIKEQMQLHEDEYLNQPNPDLNITFLNKSVSESEPMPNSHLQLNCMSVTSEDLQQIESVGDLPANADIIPENDLQNDEELLKTEQQPNTNIFFQLKELNDTILEKTLSGSEDISNLDLQLNKTRSSKPLDQTVNTENLQTNANIMPENGPQKDGELLQSNTKVNSQLKEGSDESLLKSRIISKMIENQKPNIHIESNVSDSTQAEVDEPLKVNLCQETNSKIHVPEVNNDYLIDRLSQKHEFVSEEGLAETKDNNRLVDEDNIHVDKPDGTVEEPDIENAIFDDNHESVTVPESCVDYISSLNTDQESITCRNISFDNGIECRSPSPITISDSSSYADCNDVQFDSPNDSGIVSSQAYTPDEHILVTTFPSEIFIKTVTEPFAVDHKSEEFSGPKHDSIVNVQTVPKMQTKEPVIDINKSFEDEHASHGNGSTSNSASDISFKISTPDKVVKLNSDIYIAKVSMKTVNIEEVKISPHGLYSDIISVAKVESPTFAKEVICLPQSSPPPTENTFQVFPGVEEHKDFVTHKKLLNHSGEYLSVNNCDKHPKNKLDTDEMLLYKDSDVTVNLISDLPNNESDSIPQYNCIEESPKITDKSSSMLIENLRNNNVNVCTSDIINAPFQAHISDREMINETLMSSDSLKDLKLGESLSELNPDSTMNHREKLSDLLLHSALLQNAADTNGITSLPSANAKNILLGKDFSEPSNELFEQKANEIIFSVLHSAIDELQNIHQRRINIMPGNNHTLTDIKHVKENVSEKLKDHPDEVLVKCPGKPSDHILTEDTDLIMSMAVGIVNDVISSSKQLVVSNIYPDVLSKDFTTDKCTQQKRPSVFNGLSMDNQHDLVEDTTNSNHVISSFDYDNEAHPPSCEVNSNDLEVTTEVSPKVESRQATKPRSDDLGSKVTEDMNEKNADKTIETNILTKTEVEEHLTFSKSSPKADTYSLINEPYINGDLMLDDIHCDRQMGSLSLGTEGSMEDFNYINICEESSNRSDFSDFLQFSVHNSKYVEISGSDDESTDEEKDCGSEQASGNDSYVPVQSRRVRIYPLALSPIYEDDSACEDSLSNNSSPKYNEGASNSSRDHTSILSLLQSVSDRLKEADLEETSDEERFLALSNEVSFVNDRCNEEEPGELEDISSISKTISNVPTLEDKKTSLGTRSGLFITRSFAENKPNLVSGRQSLLLNLTSNSNIYGSKSSLESSSVPSLRSETSVSPTVESTDLSPSTAVVNSLSSEPVLPIQSSPVDQKPHMSPKSVYYQYFHAAQNYLSNIDDNGSPAQEKLEEPKKTAEPYMDFDNSESLKFNPRPGKVILSDIVDQENKIELKADVLDATSWEYPNGVNIRVIRGCWILYEKPHFEGQAHVLEEGEAVLRHLWDQQRANAKPDKIIIGSVKRVVKDYLPEVVISSLQDVSDSPIYIRAGVPSLENLVGNHPRSLVVNSGVWLAYTEPQYNGTVAVLEEDSELPQIQDSGFRSIRPLKMGGLKVQLPSDPKIIIYEKPHFQGRWREITEHVCSIGTLTHDGEDSSCQDIGSIQVLGGIWVGYENEKFKGQQYLLEEGDYEDWHAWGGYNNALQSIRYLQADFLESSVTLYETDEEDGKQINLFNQAVPDLELAGYNTRTQCIHVTKGMWVAYQEKHFCGEQYVLEKGRYKSYVHWGGSNNTILSIRPVLLEPLGRNDVKHLIKAYSGAEFQGESMDFTQGVSCFTSFMPMSFKILRGCWLLCYEADSSDNLCVLEEGHFPDLALCGCPTAEIKYIKPIDYVFAEPSISLFALDSCEGRELHFEDAVTSVLSKDLHFYAQSVWVRRGLWIAFEGANFLGRQMLLDPQQILNWSQFSGWKAVGSLRPVKQPSVYFMVKNRDNDKYLTITGKLADARGTFVSVAPRNGQTTQIWYFSRGFLKSKVNGSCLDVIGGKNIQGSKVSLWAEHGKTRQKWKINKDGTISSYLSDDLVLDLKGGNYYDQNYLVVNKVQENAPTQKWDIEIL